The proteins below come from a single Bdellovibrionales bacterium genomic window:
- the rpmG gene encoding 50S ribosomal protein L33, producing MAKKSGRIIVTLECTEARAEGKPVSRYTTTKNKQKTPGRMEKKKYNPNLQRHTVHRETK from the coding sequence ATGGCAAAAAAGTCTGGAAGAATCATCGTTACTCTTGAGTGCACTGAAGCTCGCGCTGAAGGTAAGCCTGTTTCTCGCTACACTACGACTAAGAACAAACAAAAAACTCCAGGTCGTATGGAAAAGAAAAAGTACAACCCAAATTTGCAACGTCACACTGTTCACAGAGAGACTAAGTAA
- a CDS encoding dCTP deaminase, whose amino-acid sequence MILTDQQILESMNAGLIKVEPYVRECLGTNSYDVHLGKTLGVYVDSVLDAKKHNKIELFEIPEEGFVLTPENFYLGVTQEYTETHKHVPFLEGKSSVGRLGIDIHATAGKGDVGFCNFWTLEISVKKPVRVYAGMPIGQLIYFEIKGDIINPYNSKPSAKYNDKQAIPVESMMWKNRF is encoded by the coding sequence ATGATTCTGACCGACCAGCAGATTCTGGAGAGCATGAACGCAGGGCTCATTAAAGTTGAGCCTTATGTTCGTGAATGCCTAGGCACGAACTCTTACGATGTTCACCTGGGTAAAACTCTCGGTGTCTATGTAGACAGCGTGCTGGACGCGAAGAAGCATAACAAAATAGAACTCTTTGAAATTCCTGAGGAAGGCTTTGTCCTGACTCCTGAAAACTTCTACTTAGGGGTCACTCAGGAATACACAGAAACCCACAAGCACGTTCCGTTCTTGGAGGGTAAATCCAGTGTCGGCCGTCTTGGCATCGACATCCACGCCACCGCCGGTAAAGGCGATGTTGGCTTCTGCAACTTCTGGACACTCGAAATTTCAGTTAAGAAACCCGTGCGTGTCTACGCAGGAATGCCGATTGGTCAGTTGATTTATTTCGAGATCAAAGGTGACATCATCAATCCTTACAACTCCAAGCCCTCTGCAAAATACAACGACAAGCAGGCAATCCCTGTTGAGTCGATGATGTGGAAGAACCGCTTCTAA